Proteins from a single region of Pseudomonas ekonensis:
- the rpsL gene encoding 30S ribosomal protein S12 yields the protein MATINQLVRQPRKRIVEKSDVPALQNCPQRRGVCTRVYTTTPKKPNSALRKVCRVRLTNGFEVSSYIGGEGHNLQEHSVVLIRGGRVKDLPGVRYHTVRGSLDTSGVKGRNQGRSKYGTKRPK from the coding sequence ATGGCAACTATCAACCAGCTGGTACGTCAGCCGCGTAAGCGTATCGTCGAGAAATCCGACGTGCCTGCGCTGCAGAACTGCCCGCAACGTCGTGGCGTGTGCACCCGCGTGTACACCACTACGCCGAAAAAACCTAACTCGGCACTGCGTAAAGTATGCCGTGTGCGTCTGACCAACGGTTTCGAGGTTTCCTCGTACATCGGCGGTGAAGGCCACAACCTGCAAGAACACAGCGTGGTTCTGATCCGTGGCGGTCGTGTAAAAGACTTGCCAGGTGTTCGTTACCACACCGTTCGCGGCTCCTTGGATACTTCCGGCGTTAAAGGCCGTAACCAGGGTCGTTCGAAGTACGGTACCAAGCGTCCGAAGTAA
- the rpsJ gene encoding 30S ribosomal protein S10: MQNQQIRIRLKAFDHRLIDQSTQEIVETAKRTGAQVRGPIPLPTRKERFTVLVSPHVNKDARDQYEIRTHKRVLDIVQPTDKTVDALMKLDLAAGVEVQISLG, translated from the coding sequence ATGCAAAATCAGCAAATCCGTATCAGGTTGAAGGCTTTTGACCATCGCCTGATCGACCAATCAACCCAGGAAATCGTGGAAACCGCGAAACGTACTGGTGCTCAAGTGCGTGGTCCTATTCCACTGCCTACCCGTAAAGAGCGGTTTACCGTTCTGGTTTCCCCGCACGTCAACAAAGACGCGCGTGACCAGTACGAAATCCGCACTCACAAGCGTGTACTGGACATCGTCCAGCCAACGGATAAAACCGTTGATGCGCTTATGAAGCTGGATCTTGCGGCCGGTGTGGAAGTGCAGATCAGCCTCGGCTAA
- the tuf gene encoding elongation factor Tu, protein MAKEKFERSKPHVNVGTIGHVDHGKTTLTAALTRVCSEVFGSAVVDFDKIDSAPEEKARGITINTAHVEYDSNIRHYAHVDCPGHADYVKNMITGAAQMDGAILVCSAADGPMPQTREHILLSRQVGVPYIVVFLNKADLVDDAELLELVEMEVRDLLSTYDFPGDDTPIIVGSARMALEGKDDNEMGTSAVKKLVETLDSYIPEPERAIDKPFLMPIEDVFSISGRGTVVTGRVERGVVRIQEEVEIVGLRDTQKTTCTGVEMFRKLLDEGRAGENCGVLLRGTKRDDVERGQVLVKPGSVKPHTKFTAEVYVLSKEEGGRHTPFFKGYRPQFYFRTTDVTGNCELPEGVEMVMPGDNIQMTVTLIKTIAMEDGLRFAIREGGRTVGAGVVAKVIE, encoded by the coding sequence GTGGCTAAAGAAAAATTTGAACGTAGTAAACCGCACGTCAACGTTGGCACCATCGGTCACGTTGACCACGGTAAAACCACTCTGACCGCTGCCCTGACCCGTGTTTGCTCCGAGGTTTTCGGTTCGGCCGTTGTTGACTTCGACAAGATCGACAGCGCCCCGGAAGAGAAGGCTCGTGGTATCACCATCAACACTGCGCACGTAGAGTACGATTCGAACATTCGTCACTACGCGCACGTTGACTGCCCGGGTCACGCCGACTACGTCAAGAACATGATCACCGGTGCTGCCCAGATGGACGGCGCGATCCTGGTTTGCTCGGCCGCCGACGGTCCGATGCCACAAACCCGTGAGCACATCCTGCTGTCCCGTCAGGTAGGCGTTCCGTACATCGTGGTTTTCCTGAACAAGGCTGACCTGGTAGACGACGCTGAGCTGCTGGAACTGGTTGAGATGGAAGTTCGCGACCTGCTGTCCACCTACGACTTCCCAGGCGACGACACTCCGATCATCGTTGGTTCGGCCCGTATGGCGCTGGAAGGCAAAGACGACAACGAAATGGGCACCAGCGCTGTCAAGAAGCTGGTTGAGACTCTGGACAGCTACATCCCAGAGCCAGAGCGTGCCATCGACAAGCCGTTCCTGATGCCGATCGAAGACGTGTTCTCGATCTCGGGTCGCGGTACCGTTGTGACCGGTCGTGTTGAGCGTGGCGTTGTCCGCATCCAGGAAGAAGTTGAGATCGTCGGTCTGCGCGACACTCAGAAAACTACCTGCACCGGCGTTGAAATGTTCCGCAAGCTGCTCGACGAAGGTCGTGCTGGCGAGAACTGCGGCGTTCTGCTGCGCGGCACCAAGCGTGACGACGTAGAGCGTGGCCAGGTTCTGGTCAAGCCAGGTTCGGTCAAGCCGCACACCAAGTTCACCGCAGAAGTCTACGTGCTGAGCAAGGAAGAAGGCGGTCGTCACACTCCGTTCTTCAAAGGCTACCGTCCACAGTTCTACTTCCGTACCACTGACGTGACCGGTAACTGCGAACTGCCGGAAGGCGTTGAAATGGTAATGCCAGGTGACAACATTCAGATGACTGTTACCCTGATCAAGACCATCGCAATGGAAGACGGTCTGCGCTTCGCTATCCGTGAAGGCGGTCGTACCGTCGGCGCCGGCGTCGTAGCCAAAGTCATCGAGTAA
- the rplW gene encoding 50S ribosomal protein L23: protein MNQERVFKVLLGPHVSEKATVLADKKGQFVFKVATDATKLEIKKAVESLFSVKVERVTTLNVLGKSKRTARGLGKRNDWKKAVISLQPGQDLDFSSSAE from the coding sequence ATGAACCAGGAACGCGTATTTAAAGTTCTGCTTGGCCCGCACGTTTCCGAGAAGGCTACGGTTCTGGCAGACAAGAAAGGCCAGTTCGTTTTCAAGGTTGCCACTGACGCAACCAAGCTGGAAATCAAGAAGGCCGTCGAAAGCCTGTTCAGCGTGAAAGTGGAGCGCGTGACTACCCTGAACGTTCTGGGTAAGAGCAAGCGTACCGCTCGCGGTCTGGGCAAGCGTAATGACTGGAAGAAGGCAGTTATCTCCCTTCAGCCAGGCCAAGATCTCGATTTCAGCAGCAGTGCTGAGTAA
- the rplC gene encoding 50S ribosomal protein L3, with translation MTIGVVGRKCGMTRIFTEEGVSIPVTVIEIEPNRVTQFKTEETDGYRAVQVTVGERRASRVTAAQAGHFAKANVAAGRTVLEFRLEEGEYKAGDLINAEIFAAGQLVDVTGQSKGKGFQGTIKRWNFRGQDNTHGNSVSHRVPGSIGQCQTPGRVFKGKKMSGHMGAERVTVQSLEVVRVDAERNLLLVKGAVPGATGGNVVVRPAAKARG, from the coding sequence ATGACTATTGGTGTAGTCGGTCGTAAATGCGGTATGACCCGTATTTTCACCGAAGAAGGTGTCTCCATTCCGGTCACGGTCATCGAGATCGAGCCGAATCGCGTCACCCAGTTCAAAACTGAAGAAACCGATGGCTATCGTGCAGTGCAAGTCACTGTCGGCGAGCGTCGTGCTTCGCGCGTAACAGCTGCTCAGGCAGGCCACTTCGCCAAGGCGAACGTCGCTGCCGGTCGTACCGTCCTGGAATTCCGTCTTGAAGAAGGCGAATACAAGGCCGGCGACCTGATCAACGCTGAAATCTTCGCCGCTGGTCAACTGGTCGACGTGACCGGTCAGTCCAAGGGTAAAGGCTTCCAGGGTACGATCAAGCGCTGGAATTTCCGCGGGCAAGATAACACCCACGGTAACTCCGTATCCCACCGCGTCCCAGGCTCTATCGGCCAGTGCCAGACTCCTGGTCGTGTATTCAAGGGCAAGAAAATGTCCGGTCATATGGGCGCCGAGCGCGTGACCGTACAGTCCCTCGAAGTAGTGCGCGTGGACGCTGAACGCAATCTGTTGTTGGTCAAGGGCGCTGTTCCTGGCGCTACTGGCGGCAACGTGGTTGTACGTCCAGCAGCCAAGGCTCGCGGTTAA
- the rpoC gene encoding DNA-directed RNA polymerase subunit beta': MKDLLNLLKNQGQVEEFDAIRIGLASPEMIRSWSFGEVKKPETINYRTFKPERDGLFCAKIFGPVKDYECLCGKYKRLKHRGVICEKCGVEVALAKVRRERMAHIELASPVAHIWFLKSLPSRIGLLMDMTLRDIERVLYFESYVVIDPGMTTLEKGQLLNDEQYFEALEEFGDDFDARMGAEAVRELLHAIDLEHEIGRLREEIPQTNSETKIKKLSKRLKLMEAFQGSGNLPEWMVLTVLPVLPPDLRPLVPLDGGRFATSDLNDLYRRVINRNNRLKRLLDLSAPDIIVRNEKRMLQEAVDALLDNGRRGRAITGSNKRPLKSLADMIKGKQGRFRQNLLGKRVDYSGRSVITVGPTLRLHQCGLPKKMALELFKPFIFGKLEMRGLATTIKAAKKMVERELPEVWDVLAEVIREHPVLLNRAPTLHRLGIQAFEPVLIEGKAIQLHPLVCAAYNADFDGDQMAVHVPLTLEAQLEARALMMSTNNILSPANGEPIIVPSQDVVLGLYYMTREAINAKGEGRVFADLQEVDRVFRAGEAALHAKIKVRINETVNDRDGNSVSNTRIVDTTVGRALLFQVVPKGLSFDVVNLPMKKKAISKLINQCYRVVGLKETVIFADQLMYTGFAYSTISGVSIGVNDFVIPDEKARIIGAATDEVKEIESQYASGLVTQGEKYNKVIDLWSKANDEVSKAMMANLSKEKVIDRHGDEVEQESFNSMYMMADSGARGSAAQIRQLAGMRGLMAKPDGSIIETPITANFREGLSVLQYFISTHGARKGLADTALKTANSGYLTRRLVDVAQDLVVTEIDCGTEHGLLMTPHIEGGDVVEPLGERVLGRVVARDVFKPGTEDVIVPAGTLVDEKWVEFIELNSIDEVVVRSPISCETRYGICAKCYGRDLARGHQVNIGEAVGVIAAQSIGEPGTQLTMRTFHIGGAASRTSAADSVQVKNGGTVRLHNLKHVERVDGNLVAVSRSGELAIADDFGRERERYKLPYGAVLSVKEGDKVDAGAIVAKWDPHTHPIVTEMKGNVTYVGMEEGITIKRQTDELTGMTNIEVLDVKDRPAAGKDIRPAVKMVDDNGKDLLLPGTDVIAQYFLPANALVGVADGAKIAIGDVIARIPQETSKTRDITGGLPRVADLFEARRPKEASILAEVSGTIAFGKETKGKRRLVITPNDGSDPYEELIPKWRHLNVFEGEQVNRGEVISDGPSDPHDILRLLGVSALAKYIVNEIQDVYRLQGVKINDKHIETILRQMLRKVEISESGDSSFIKGDQMELTQVLVENERLNAEDKFVSKFTRVLLGITKASLSTESFISAASFQETTRVLTEAAVTGKRDYLRGLKENVVVGRLIPAGTGLAYHSERKRRRDADKPLRVSASEVEAALTEALNSSGN, encoded by the coding sequence TTGAAAGACCTACTGAATTTGCTGAAAAACCAGGGTCAAGTCGAAGAGTTCGACGCCATCCGCATCGGATTGGCCTCGCCTGAGATGATCCGTTCGTGGTCGTTCGGTGAAGTTAAAAAGCCGGAAACCATCAACTACCGTACGTTCAAGCCTGAGCGTGACGGCCTGTTCTGCGCCAAGATCTTTGGCCCGGTAAAGGATTACGAGTGCCTGTGCGGTAAGTACAAGCGCTTGAAGCATCGTGGTGTGATCTGCGAGAAGTGCGGCGTTGAAGTCGCGCTGGCCAAGGTTCGTCGTGAGCGCATGGCGCACATCGAACTGGCTTCGCCGGTTGCCCACATCTGGTTCCTGAAGTCGCTGCCGTCCCGTATCGGCCTGCTGATGGACATGACCCTGCGTGATATCGAGCGCGTTCTCTACTTCGAGAGCTATGTCGTCATCGACCCGGGCATGACCACCCTTGAAAAGGGTCAGCTGCTGAACGACGAGCAGTATTTCGAAGCGCTGGAAGAGTTCGGTGACGATTTCGACGCCCGCATGGGTGCCGAGGCTGTCCGCGAGCTGCTGCACGCTATCGACCTGGAACACGAGATTGGCCGTCTGCGCGAAGAGATTCCGCAAACCAACTCCGAAACCAAGATCAAGAAGCTGTCCAAGCGCCTGAAGCTGATGGAAGCCTTCCAAGGCTCCGGCAACCTGCCTGAGTGGATGGTGCTGACCGTTCTGCCGGTTCTGCCGCCGGACCTGCGTCCGCTGGTTCCGCTGGATGGCGGTCGCTTCGCGACTTCCGACCTCAACGATCTGTATCGTCGGGTGATCAACCGTAACAACCGTCTGAAGCGTCTGCTTGACCTGTCCGCTCCGGACATCATCGTGCGCAACGAAAAGCGCATGCTGCAGGAAGCTGTCGACGCACTGCTCGACAACGGCCGTCGCGGTCGCGCCATCACCGGTTCGAACAAGCGTCCTCTGAAGTCCCTGGCCGACATGATCAAGGGTAAGCAAGGTCGTTTCCGTCAGAACTTGCTCGGTAAGCGCGTTGACTACTCGGGCCGTTCGGTGATCACCGTAGGTCCGACCCTGCGTCTGCACCAGTGCGGTCTGCCGAAGAAGATGGCTCTGGAGCTGTTCAAACCGTTCATTTTCGGCAAGCTGGAGATGCGCGGTCTGGCGACCACCATCAAGGCGGCCAAGAAAATGGTCGAGCGCGAGCTGCCGGAGGTTTGGGACGTTCTCGCTGAGGTGATCCGCGAACACCCGGTTCTGCTCAACCGTGCACCGACCCTTCACCGTCTGGGCATCCAGGCGTTCGAACCGGTACTGATCGAAGGTAAGGCCATTCAGCTGCACCCTCTGGTCTGCGCCGCGTACAACGCCGACTTCGACGGTGACCAAATGGCCGTTCACGTGCCGCTGACGCTGGAAGCCCAGCTGGAAGCGCGCGCGCTGATGATGTCGACCAACAACATCCTGTCGCCAGCCAACGGTGAGCCGATCATCGTTCCGTCGCAGGACGTGGTACTGGGTCTGTACTACATGACCCGTGAAGCGATCAACGCCAAGGGCGAAGGTCGTGTGTTCGCGGATCTGCAGGAAGTCGACCGCGTGTTCCGCGCCGGCGAAGCCGCGCTGCACGCCAAGATCAAGGTTCGTATCAACGAAACCGTGAACGACCGTGACGGCAACAGCGTGAGCAACACACGTATCGTCGACACCACCGTCGGCCGTGCGCTGCTGTTCCAGGTTGTGCCGAAAGGCCTGTCGTTCGACGTCGTCAACCTGCCGATGAAGAAGAAGGCGATCTCCAAGCTGATCAACCAGTGCTATCGCGTGGTGGGTCTGAAAGAGACCGTGATCTTCGCCGACCAGTTGATGTACACCGGTTTTGCCTACTCGACCATTTCCGGCGTTTCCATCGGCGTTAACGACTTCGTTATCCCGGATGAAAAAGCCCGCATCATCGGTGCCGCCACCGACGAAGTGAAAGAGATCGAGAGCCAGTACGCCTCCGGCCTGGTGACCCAGGGCGAGAAGTACAACAAAGTGATCGACCTTTGGTCGAAAGCGAACGACGAAGTCTCCAAGGCGATGATGGCCAACCTCTCGAAAGAGAAGGTCATCGACCGTCACGGCGACGAAGTCGAGCAGGAATCGTTCAACTCGATGTACATGATGGCCGACTCGGGTGCGCGGGGTTCCGCAGCACAGATTCGTCAGCTCGCCGGTATGCGTGGCCTGATGGCCAAGCCGGACGGCTCCATCATCGAGACGCCGATCACCGCGAACTTCCGTGAAGGTCTGAGCGTACTCCAGTACTTCATCTCGACCCACGGTGCTCGTAAAGGTCTGGCGGATACCGCGTTGAAGACTGCGAACTCCGGTTACCTGACCCGTCGTCTGGTTGACGTGGCACAGGATCTGGTCGTGACCGAGATCGACTGCGGCACCGAGCACGGTCTGCTGATGACGCCGCACATTGAAGGCGGCGACGTTGTCGAGCCGTTGGGTGAGCGCGTACTGGGCCGTGTGGTTGCCCGTGACGTGTTCAAGCCGGGCACCGAGGACGTCATCGTTCCTGCCGGCACCCTGGTCGACGAGAAGTGGGTCGAGTTCATCGAGCTGAACAGCATCGACGAAGTGGTCGTGCGTTCGCCGATCAGCTGCGAAACCCGTTACGGCATCTGCGCCAAGTGCTACGGCCGCGATCTGGCCCGTGGTCACCAGGTGAACATCGGTGAAGCGGTCGGCGTCATCGCCGCCCAGTCCATCGGTGAGCCGGGTACCCAACTGACGATGCGTACGTTCCACATCGGTGGTGCGGCAAGCCGTACTTCCGCTGCCGACAGCGTTCAGGTGAAGAACGGCGGTACCGTCCGTCTGCATAACCTGAAGCACGTTGAGCGCGTGGACGGCAACCTGGTTGCGGTGTCCCGTTCCGGTGAGCTGGCGATCGCCGACGACTTCGGTCGTGAGCGCGAGCGTTACAAGCTGCCTTACGGTGCCGTGCTTTCGGTCAAGGAAGGTGACAAGGTCGACGCTGGCGCCATCGTGGCGAAGTGGGATCCGCACACTCACCCGATCGTGACCGAAATGAAAGGTAACGTGACCTACGTGGGCATGGAAGAGGGCATCACGATCAAGCGTCAGACCGACGAATTGACCGGTATGACCAACATCGAAGTGCTCGACGTCAAAGACCGTCCGGCTGCCGGCAAGGACATCCGTCCTGCGGTGAAGATGGTCGACGACAACGGCAAGGATCTGTTGCTGCCGGGCACTGACGTTATCGCTCAGTACTTCCTGCCGGCGAACGCGCTGGTCGGTGTTGCGGACGGTGCGAAGATCGCGATCGGTGACGTTATCGCGCGTATCCCGCAAGAGACTTCGAAGACCCGTGACATCACCGGTGGTCTGCCGCGTGTTGCCGACCTCTTCGAGGCCCGTCGTCCGAAAGAGGCGTCGATCCTGGCTGAAGTCAGCGGCACCATCGCGTTCGGTAAAGAGACCAAGGGCAAGCGCCGTCTGGTCATCACCCCGAACGACGGCAGCGATCCGTACGAGGAGCTGATTCCGAAGTGGCGTCACCTGAACGTGTTCGAAGGCGAACAGGTTAACCGCGGCGAAGTCATCTCCGACGGTCCGAGCGATCCGCACGACATCCTGCGTCTGCTGGGTGTGAGCGCGCTGGCCAAGTACATCGTCAACGAGATCCAGGACGTTTACCGTCTGCAAGGCGTGAAGATCAACGACAAGCACATCGAGACCATCCTGCGTCAGATGCTGCGCAAGGTCGAGATCTCCGAGTCGGGCGACTCCAGCTTCATCAAGGGCGACCAGATGGAACTGACCCAGGTGCTGGTGGAGAACGAGCGTCTGAACGCGGAAGACAAGTTCGTCTCCAAGTTCACCCGTGTTCTGCTGGGTATCACCAAGGCGTCGTTGTCGACCGAATCGTTCATCTCGGCGGCTTCCTTCCAGGAAACCACCCGGGTGCTGACCGAAGCGGCCGTCACCGGCAAGCGCGATTACCTGCGCGGCCTGAAAGAAAACGTGGTCGTGGGTCGTCTGATCCCGGCCGGTACCGGTCTGGCCTACCACAGCGAGCGCAAGCGTCGTCGTGATGCGGACAAACCGTTGCGCGTAAGCGCCAGTGAAGTGGAAGCTGCACTGACCGAAGCGCTGAACTCGAGCGGTAACTGA
- the fusA gene encoding elongation factor G, whose amino-acid sequence MARTTAINRYRNIGICAHVDAGKTTTTERILFYTGLSHKMGEVHDGAATTDWMVQEQERGITITSAAVTTFWKGSRGQYDNYRVNVIDTPGHVDFTIEVERSLRVLDGAVVVFCGTSGVEPQSETVWRQANKYGVPRVVYVNKMDRAGANFLRVVGQIKNRLGHTPVPVQLAIGAEDNFQGQVDLIKMKAIYWNEDDKGTTYREEEIPADMVELANEWRNNMVEAAAEANEELMNKYLEEGDLSVEEIKAGLRARTLASEIVPAVCGSSFKNKGVPLVLDAVIDFLPAPTEIPAIQGIHPDNVEDENAPKIERHADDAEPFSALAFKIATDPFVGTLTFVRVYSGFLTSGDSVINSVKGKKERVGRMVQMHANQREEIKEVRAGDIAALIGMKDVTTGDTLCDLEKQVILERMDFPEPVISVAVEPKTKQDQEKMGIALGKLAQEDPSFRVKTDEETGQTIISGMGELHLDILVDRMKREFNVEANIGKPQVSYREKISKSNVEIEGKFVRQSGGRGQFGHCWIRFSEPDVDEKGNITEGLVFTNEVVGGVVPKEYIPAIQKGIEEQMKNGVVAGYPLIGLKATVFDGSYHDVDSNEMAFKVAASMATKQLAQKGGGVVLEPIMKVEVVTPEDYMGDVMGDLNRRRGLIQGMEDSVSGKVIRAEVPLGEMFGYATDVRSMSQGRASYSMEFSKYSEAPSNIVEALVKKQG is encoded by the coding sequence ATGGCTCGTACTACAGCAATCAACCGCTACCGTAACATTGGTATTTGCGCCCACGTTGACGCGGGCAAGACTACCACTACCGAGCGGATCCTGTTCTACACAGGTCTGAGCCACAAGATGGGCGAGGTGCACGACGGCGCCGCGACCACCGACTGGATGGTGCAGGAGCAGGAGCGGGGTATCACCATTACCTCCGCTGCCGTTACCACTTTCTGGAAAGGTTCCCGTGGTCAGTACGACAACTACCGCGTAAACGTCATCGATACCCCTGGCCACGTAGACTTCACCATTGAAGTAGAGCGTTCGCTGCGTGTACTCGACGGCGCGGTCGTTGTTTTCTGCGGCACTTCCGGTGTTGAGCCTCAGTCCGAAACCGTATGGCGTCAAGCCAACAAGTACGGCGTTCCACGTGTTGTTTACGTGAACAAGATGGACCGTGCCGGCGCAAACTTCCTGCGCGTTGTCGGCCAGATCAAAAACCGTCTGGGCCACACCCCGGTTCCGGTTCAGCTGGCCATCGGTGCAGAAGATAACTTCCAGGGTCAGGTCGACCTGATCAAGATGAAGGCTATCTACTGGAACGAAGACGACAAAGGCACCACCTATCGCGAGGAAGAGATTCCTGCCGATATGGTTGAGCTGGCCAACGAATGGCGCAACAACATGGTCGAGGCTGCGGCCGAAGCCAACGAAGAACTGATGAACAAGTACCTTGAAGAAGGTGACCTGTCCGTCGAAGAGATCAAGGCTGGTCTGCGCGCCCGTACCCTGGCGAGCGAGATCGTTCCTGCGGTCTGCGGTTCCTCGTTCAAGAACAAGGGCGTTCCCCTGGTTCTCGACGCCGTTATCGACTTCCTGCCGGCTCCGACCGAGATCCCTGCAATCCAGGGCATCCACCCGGACAACGTCGAAGACGAAAACGCTCCGAAGATCGAGCGTCACGCCGACGACGCCGAGCCGTTCTCGGCTCTGGCGTTCAAGATTGCCACCGACCCGTTCGTGGGCACTCTGACCTTCGTCCGCGTCTACTCGGGCTTCCTGACCTCCGGTGACTCCGTCATCAACTCGGTCAAGGGCAAGAAAGAGCGCGTTGGTCGTATGGTGCAGATGCACGCCAACCAGCGTGAAGAGATCAAGGAAGTGCGCGCAGGCGACATCGCCGCTCTGATCGGCATGAAGGACGTCACCACCGGTGACACCCTGTGCGATCTCGAGAAGCAAGTGATCCTTGAGCGTATGGACTTCCCTGAGCCTGTGATTTCGGTTGCTGTAGAGCCGAAGACCAAGCAAGACCAGGAGAAGATGGGTATCGCACTGGGCAAGCTGGCTCAGGAAGACCCGTCGTTCCGCGTCAAGACCGACGAAGAGACCGGCCAGACCATCATCTCCGGTATGGGTGAGCTGCACCTGGACATCCTCGTTGACCGCATGAAGCGCGAGTTCAACGTCGAGGCCAACATCGGCAAGCCGCAGGTTTCGTACCGCGAGAAGATCAGCAAGAGCAACGTTGAGATCGAAGGCAAGTTCGTTCGTCAGTCCGGCGGTCGCGGTCAGTTCGGTCACTGCTGGATCCGTTTCTCGGAGCCAGACGTTGACGAGAAGGGCAACATCACCGAAGGCCTGGTCTTCACCAACGAAGTTGTGGGTGGTGTGGTTCCGAAGGAATACATCCCGGCTATCCAGAAGGGTATCGAAGAGCAGATGAAGAACGGCGTCGTTGCCGGCTATCCGCTGATCGGCCTGAAGGCTACCGTGTTCGATGGTTCCTACCACGACGTCGACTCCAACGAGATGGCGTTCAAGGTGGCGGCCTCCATGGCGACCAAGCAGCTGGCCCAGAAGGGTGGCGGTGTTGTGCTTGAGCCGATCATGAAGGTTGAAGTAGTAACCCCAGAAGACTACATGGGTGACGTGATGGGTGACCTGAACCGTCGTCGTGGTCTGATTCAGGGTATGGAAGACTCGGTGTCCGGTAAGGTAATCCGTGCTGAAGTTCCACTGGGTGAGATGTTCGGTTATGCGACCGACGTCCGTTCCATGTCTCAGGGTCGCGCGAGCTACTCCATGGAATTCTCCAAATACTCCGAAGCTCCGTCGAACATCGTCGAAGCTCTCGTTAAAAAACAAGGCTGA
- the rpsG gene encoding 30S ribosomal protein S7 — translation MPRRRVAAKREILDDPKYGSQILAKFMNHVMESGKKAVAERIVYGALETVAARKAGTDPLELFEKALDAIAPLVEVKSRRVGGATYQVPVEVRPSRRNALAMRWLVDFARKRGEKSMALRLAGELLDAAEGKGAAVKKREDVHRMAEANKAFSHYRF, via the coding sequence ATGCCAAGACGTCGCGTAGCAGCCAAGCGTGAGATTCTGGACGATCCGAAATACGGAAGCCAAATCCTCGCCAAATTCATGAACCACGTTATGGAAAGCGGCAAGAAAGCCGTTGCCGAACGTATCGTTTATGGTGCCCTGGAAACCGTTGCGGCCCGTAAGGCTGGCACCGATCCCCTGGAACTCTTCGAAAAAGCACTCGACGCCATCGCTCCGCTGGTCGAAGTGAAGTCGCGCCGCGTTGGTGGTGCTACTTACCAGGTTCCGGTCGAGGTTCGTCCTTCCCGTCGTAACGCTCTGGCAATGCGCTGGTTGGTAGACTTCGCCCGCAAGCGTGGCGAGAAGTCCATGGCCCTGCGTTTGGCTGGCGAGCTGCTGGATGCTGCTGAAGGTAAAGGTGCAGCAGTTAAGAAGCGTGAAGACGTGCACCGTATGGCCGAAGCCAACAAGGCTTTCTCGCACTACCGCTTCTAA
- the rplD gene encoding 50S ribosomal protein L4 encodes MQLNVNDAQAIEVSELTFGGEFNETLVHQAVVAYMAGGRQGSKQQKTRSDVSGGGKRPWRQKGTGRARAGTIRSPIWRGGGTTFAARPQDHSQKLNKKMYRAAMRSILAELVRTDRLVVVQDFAVETPKTKDLLGKLNNMSLTDVLIVSDAVDQNLYLAARNLPHVDVRDVQGSDPVSLIAYDKVLITVSAVKKFEELLG; translated from the coding sequence ATGCAATTAAATGTAAATGACGCTCAAGCGATCGAAGTTTCCGAACTGACATTTGGCGGCGAGTTCAACGAGACGCTGGTTCACCAAGCAGTCGTGGCCTACATGGCTGGCGGCCGTCAAGGTAGCAAGCAGCAGAAGACCCGTTCCGACGTTTCCGGTGGCGGCAAGCGCCCATGGCGTCAGAAAGGTACTGGCCGTGCTCGTGCCGGTACTATCCGTAGCCCAATCTGGCGCGGCGGCGGCACCACCTTCGCAGCTCGTCCACAAGATCACTCCCAGAAGCTGAACAAGAAGATGTACCGCGCAGCAATGCGTTCCATCCTTGCTGAGCTGGTGCGTACTGATCGTCTGGTCGTGGTTCAGGATTTCGCTGTTGAAACTCCGAAAACCAAAGATCTGCTGGGTAAGCTGAACAACATGAGCCTGACCGACGTTCTGATCGTGTCGGACGCTGTTGACCAGAACCTGTACCTGGCTGCTCGCAACCTGCCGCACGTAGATGTACGTGACGTGCAAGGTTCCGATCCAGTTAGTCTGATCGCATACGACAAGGTGTTGATCACCGTGTCGGCCGTGAAGAAATTCGAGGAGCTGCTGGGATGA